Within the Plesiomonas shigelloides genome, the region CCAACCAAAACCTTACTGACGCGCCTGATCACCGAGTTTTGTATCAGTGCCGGACCCAAGGTAGAAGATGGCGTAATTTAATTTCACATTACCTTGATTTAGCACAAAAGTATGACCTAAGTACGGGCGACGGGCTATTTGACGAACGCCCGACTTCATGGCTAGATAACAGACAGCGCTGTCTGCGTAACGGATGTAGTAAAATTACCAAATGGATGGAGAGCCATGAACGCACAATATGCCGCCATGCGCAGCAACGTGAGTATGCTGGGCAAGCTGTTGGGGGAGACAATCCGCGAGGCCGGAGGTGAATCCCTGCTGGAGCGGGTAGAGACTATCCGCAAATTATCCAAATCCTCTCGTGCCGGCAATGAGCAAGACCGCCGTCAGCTGCTGGAGACCTTGCAAAATCTGTCCAACGACGAATTACTGCCGGTCGCCCGCGCGTTCAGCCAGTTTCTGAATCTGGCCAACATCGCCGAGCAGTACCACACCATTTCACGTAACTGTGAAGCCAATATTTTCTGTCCTGATGCCTTCGATACCCTGTTCAATCATCTGAAAACCGAAGGGATCAGCGAAGACAAGATCCAAGCTGCCGTGGCTCAGCTCTCTATCGAACTGGTGCTGACCGCGCACCCGACCGAGATCACCCGCCGCACCCTGATCCACAAGCATGTGCAGATCAACCGCTGCTTAGATCGCTTAGAGCACGACGATCTTTCCGAGCGTGAGCAAAACAAAATGCAAAAGCGCTTGATGCAGCTGATTGCGCAGGCGTGGTACACCGATGAGATCCGCAAAGAGCGCCCAACCCCGCTGGACGAAGCCAAATGGGGTTACGCTGTGGTGGAAAACAGCCTGTGGCAAGGGGTACCGGAATTCCTGCGTGAATTCGATAGCCGCCTGAAAGAAGCCTTTGGCACCGGCTTGCCCATTGACGCCATCCCGATCCGCTTTAGTTCGTGGATGGGCGGCGACCGAGACGGTAACCCGTTTGTCACCGCCGACATCACCCGCAAAGCGATGCTGCTCAGCCGCTGGAAAGCCGCCGATCTGTTCTTGCGCGATGTGAATGACCTGATTTCTGAGCTGTCGATGACCGAGTGCAGCCCAGCGCTGCGCGCCGAAGTGGGTACCGAGGCCGCCGAGCCGTACCGCGTACTGCTCAAGCAGCTGCGTCGTCGTCTGCAAAACACCTTGGATTATCTGGATGCGCGCCTCAAAGGCCAACACGCAACCCCAGATGACATCATCGATTGCAACGAACAGCTGTGGACGCCGCTGTACGCCTGTTACCAGTCACTGAAAGACAGTGGCATGGCCATTATTGCCGACGGCCTGCTGCTGGATACCCTGCGCCGGATCCGCTGCTTTGGCATCCATCTGGTGCGCCTCGATATTCGCCAAGAGAGCACCCGCCACACCGATGCAGTAGCCGAAATTACCCGCTACTTAGGTCTGGGCGACTATGCCCAGTGGAGCGAAGAGGACAAACAAGCGTTCCTGATTAAGGAGCTGACCTCGAAGCGTCCACTGCTGCCACACAGCTGGCAGCCAAGCGCCGACACCGCAGAAGTGATTGAGACTTGCCGCGCGATTGCCGAACAACCGGCCGGTGCGCTGGCCTCCTACGTGATCTCGATGGCGCGTCAGCCATCTGATGTACTGGCAGTCCACCTGCTGCAAAAAGAAGCCGGTTGCGCCGTACACCTGCCGGTCGCGCCGCTGTTCGAAACCCTCGACGATCTGAACCGTGCCGATGAAGTGGTGCGTGCCCTGCTGAATATCGGCTGGTATCGCGGCTTTATTCAAGGCCGTCAGATGGTGATGATTGGCTACTCTGACTCAGCCAAAGATGCTGGCGTGATGGCCGCCTCGTGGGCGCAGTACCGCGCACAAGAAGCCTTGATCAAAACCTGTGAAGAGGCTGGTATCGAGCTGACCTTGTTCCACGGCCGTGGCGGTACCATTGGTCGTGGCGGTGCGCCAGCCCATGCCGCGTTGCTGTCGCAGCCGCCGGGCTCGCTCAAAGGCGGCCTGCGCGTGACCGAACAAGGCGAGATGATCCGCTTTAAACTCGGTCTGCCGGAAGTGGCGGTGAACAGCTTATCGCTGTACACCAGTGCCATTTTGCAAGCCAACTTGTTGCCGCCGCCAGAGCCGAAGCAAAACTGGCGCGACACTATGGATGTGCTGTCAGACGAGTCTTGCCGCGTATATCGCAGTATCGTGCGTGAACAGCCTGACTTCGTGCCGTACTTCCGCGCCGCGACGCCGGAAGGGGAGCTAGCTAAGCTGCCACTGGGCTCGCGCCCATCCAAGCGTCGCCCTGATGGTGGCGTAGAAAGTCTGCGCGCGATCCCGTGGATCTTTGCCTGGACCCAGAACCGTCTGATGCTGCCCGCTTGGCTGGGCGCCGGCGATGCACTGCAAAAAGTGATCGACCAAGGCCAGCAAGGCATTCTGGAAGAGATGTGCCGCGATTGGCCATTCTTCTCCACCCGTATCGGCATGCTGGAGATGGTGTTCGGTAAAACCGATTTGTGGCTGACCGAATACTACGATCAACGCTTGGTGGAGCCAGCATTGTGGCCGCTCGGCGAGCAACTGCGTCGTATGCTTAAGCATGACATCGGGGTGGTGCTGGCGATTGCCAATGATGACCACCCGATGGCCGATCAGCCGTGGCTGAAAGAGTCCATCGGTCTGCGTAACATCTATACCGATCCACTGAACGTGTTGCAGGCTGAATTGCTGCATCGCTCGCGTCAGCTGACCGAGTCCGATCCGCAAGTGGAGCAAGCGCTGATGGTGACCATTGCCGGTATTGCCGCCGGTATGCGTAACACCGGTTAAACGCTCGCCGCAGAGCCTGTGGCATTAATCGCTAACCCCGGCATTTTTATCGCCGGGGTTATTTTTTATATATTATTTTATTCCTAGCAATCCCTCGCTTTAGGAAGAAAATTACTCCTGGCTAAAACGCTGCTTATTTCATCACACGATTTTGAGCGTAAAAATATATATCGTTTAAAACGTAATATGTAATATAAATATTTTGATAAATATGCACTGCATTCCAAACTTAGCACGAATAAACAACGTAAAATAGCCGTAAAAAACAGTTCGATTTTAAACAACACCTTGTAAACAGCGGTTTTCACAGCCTTGTGACGCAATGACAATTATTTGTCGGCACAGTCTCATTTTGTTATCTACAATATATTTTATAGATGAATATCTAATAACTTCATGCTATATCACACGCTGTGCTGTGCATATTCTACATAACACCCATTGCTAAGATTTTGCAATTCGTTGTATGTCATCCTAGTTGCTTATTGACGGAATAACCGATAACCGGCGGTGGATGCTGGTCGGCCAGTTTCGCAATAGGATTTTGTCTACTCAGCATGTTGCCAGACGGGAAGTATCTCGTCCTTCCACGCCAGGGATTTTGTGGAAGTTATTCATAGATATAAGTTGCAGTCAGCGACAGGGAAGCACCAAGAGCAAATGAGGAAATTATGGCTCTCTCACAGGTTATTCTGACACTCCTGAGTCGTCAGGACGCCAGTGGCTATGACATTACCAAAGAATTCAGCCGTGTGGTTGGATTGGTATGGACAGCCAGCCACCAGCAAGTGTATCGCGAACTCAGCCGTCTTGCCGAACAAGGCATGGTGACCAGCCAACTGATCCCGCAAGAAGGCAAACCTGATCGCAAAGTTTACAGCATTACCGATTCTGGCCGTCAGTGTCTGCAAAACTGGCTCAGCACTGCGGTGGAAGAGCGTCCACAGCGCGATGAGTTGCTGGTGCGGATGTTGGCCTGCAGCCACTACCCGATTGCGCCGGTACGTCAGTCACTGACTCAACAAACGCATCTGCATAACGAGCGTCTGGAGAAATACCAGCTGCTGGCCAACGAGCAATTTGCCGATCCGGACAGCCTCAGCTTGGAAGACAAGCTGACCTATCTGACCCTACGTCGTGGCATGCTGCAAGAGCAAGCGTGGTTGATGTGGGCGGAAGAGGCGCAAAACCTGTTGGCGGAGCTGGAGCTCAATGCCACTCGCGCCCGTCTGGAAAAAGAGTTGGAAGAAAGCTGCTACTAAGCACGAAGGGTATGCTGCCCTGTGCCCGCTGATTGCTACATCCCTCTCCGATCTCGTCCCCTCCGGCAGTCGCTTTAGCGACTGCCGGTTGTTTTATCCGCCAGCGGGATAATTTCCTCTATCTATATAACTTGCTATATAACTTGGCGGGTAGATTAGCTATTGGCTTAGCAATTACGTTAGCGCCCCGCGTCACATCCTGTTCACGCCGCAGGACGCACGCCCAGCGTGTGGCAGATGGCATAGCTGAGCTCAGCACGGTTTAGCGTGTAGAAATGAAAATCCTTCACCCCTTCACGGGACAGCACTTTCACCATGTCCATCGCAATGCTCGCCCCCACCAGATTGCGGGTCGCCGGATCGTTATCCAGCCCGTCATACATCCGCTGCATCCAGTTCGGTACTCGCACGTTGGTCAGGGCGGCAAATTTGGTCAACTGCTTAAAGTTGGAGACCGGCAAAATCCCCGGCACGATTTCCACATCAATGCCGATCGCCGCGCAGCGGTCGCGAAAGCGCAGGTAGCTGTCGACATCAAAGAAAAACTGGGTAATGGCGCGGCTGGCACCGGCATCAATCTTGCGCTTTAAATGCAGCAGATCGGCCTGCGCACTTTTCGCCTCTGGATGCACTTCTGGATAGGCCGCCACTGAAATATCAAAATCTGCCACCTCGCGCAGCAAGGCCACCAGATCGCTGGCATACAGCGCCGGTTTTTCCTGTCCAGCCGGTAAATCACCGCGCAGGGCGACAATCTGGCGGATCCCGTTGTTCCAGTAATCCTTGGCAATGCAGCGCAGCTCTTGCTCGCTGGCATCGATACAGGTCAGGTGCGGCGCAGCGCACAGGCCAGTTTGCTCTTTGATGGCTTTGATGATGGAGTGGGTGCGATCGCGCTCACCAGAGTTAGCCCCGTAAGTCACCGACACAAACTTCGGGCGCAACACGCTCAAGCGCTGAATCGACTGCCATAGGGTGTTTTCCATCTCTTCGCTGCGCGGTGGGAAAAACTCAAACGAGACATTAATGCGCCCGTCGAGCTCGGCCACGCTCTGATTTAAGGCTTCCAGTTGATGGGCATGGTAACTCATGGGCGCTCCTTGTCGGCCCTGCTGGCCGCTCGTGCAGGCCACCGTAAGCGGTGGCTAATTAATCCGTTAATTGACGTCCATACGTTTAGATGGCTAAACACAAGATGAACGAAGTCTGCGCCCCTGTCAACGCTCAAATCAAGCAACCAAGGTATCCACTGCCAATGCGGCAATTCGCCGGTGTATCCTGCGTTATTTGCTCTCCTCGCCACGATAAAATTATGCCTTCCCGCCAAACACAACTCGCCCCGTAGGGCTGGCAAACGCGCATAAAAAAAGGGAAGACCCGACGGTCTTCCCTTGCTGATTCGTGCTGCGTTTCGCGGATTACAGCAGCTGTGCCAAGCGATTAAGATCGGATTGAATCGCCCCCGCGGTCACATCGCGACCCGCACCTGGGCCACGGATCACCAGCGGATTATCCCGATACCAACGGCTTTCGATGGCAAAGATATTGTCGCCCGGCAGCAAGAAGGCCAATGGATGATCGGGGCGCAACGCCTCAATCCCCACCCGCGCCTTACCGCCAGCGTCAAAGCGCGCCACGTAGCGCAGCACCAAGCCCGCTTCGCGCGCCGCCGCCAAACGCTGCGCCATGTGCTGATTGAGCACCTCACCCTGATCAAAGAAGTTATCCAGCGACAACTCAACCAACTCGGCTGGCACCAGTGACTCCACCCGCACCTGCTCAGGCTCCAGCGGATAACCGGCCTCGCGGGCCAAAATCACCAGCTTGCGCATCACATCTTGCCCAGACAAATCTTCGCGTGGATCGGGCTCAGTTAACCCTTGCTGCCACGCCTGCTCCACCAGCGCAGTAAACGGACGGCTGCCATCATATTGCTGGAACAGCCACGACAGCGTGCCGGAGAAAATCCCGCTCAGAGACAGCAGCGTATCGCCGCTTTCGCGCAGGTCACGCACCGCATAGTTAATTGGTAGCCCTGCCCCGACCGTGGCGTTATACAGCCAATGACGACCGGTTTTTTCAAACGCATCGCGAATACGGCGGTACTCGCCCGCGCCCGAGGCACCGGCTAACTTATTGGCGCTGATCACATGAAAACCATACTCGGCAAACTGACGGTAACGACCGGCCACCTGCTCGCTGGCGGTCACATCCAGCACCACCAGATCGTCATACGGATGCTGACTCATCCACTGCACCAGAGCATCATCTTCATGCGCCACCGCTTCATCGTGGAAGAACGCCAACGCGCGGCTGGCATCAAGGCCATCATAGTGCAACCAGCTGCGGCTACTATCGACCACTCCGGCCAGCACAAACTCAAAGCCGGAGCGCGCCGACAAATTACGCTGTTCACGGGCAAACAGCTCCAGCCAACGTGATCCGATATTGCCTTTACCAAACAGCACCAATCCGATGCGTTTTTGCGCTTGGAACAAACGGCGATGCAGCCCTTGGATCAAATACGCGGTCGGCCCTTGGCGCAATACCGCCAGTAAGCTGATCCCTTCCGGCGACTGCCAGACAAACTCCACCGGCTGATCTTGCAATTGTTGGTAGAAACGGTGGCTGTGCAGCGGGTTGTTGCACACCCCCGCGCCTACCAGCGCCACCATCGCTAACCCTTCGCGCAGACGTAATTCCGCCGGTAAGGTGGCTTCTTGCAGCAGCAAAAAGGCGCTATTGACCACTTCGGCGGTGTAGCACAGCTGCAGCAAGTTACGATCATGATGCGCCATGTAGGCAATTGGCTGCACTTGGGCGCGGTTGAGCAAACGCAGCACATCATCACGCAGCGCCTCAAAGCGGGCACTCTCTTGGGTACTCACTTCAATCAAGCACACATCATCGTGACTGGTGACGATTTTGGCGCCAGTACCGCTCGCCAGTACCCGCTCGATTTTAGTCGAGCCTTGATCCGGCTGATAACTGCAACGCAACTGCAAGTCCAGCTCGCTACCAGACACCGGCTGCAAGGTGCGGGCGTGCAACACCGGCGCGGCCAGACGGGCCAGCTCGCTGGCTTCATCCAAACGCAGCA harbors:
- a CDS encoding PadR family transcriptional regulator, which gives rise to MALSQVILTLLSRQDASGYDITKEFSRVVGLVWTASHQQVYRELSRLAEQGMVTSQLIPQEGKPDRKVYSITDSGRQCLQNWLSTAVEERPQRDELLVRMLACSHYPIAPVRQSLTQQTHLHNERLEKYQLLANEQFADPDSLSLEDKLTYLTLRRGMLQEQAWLMWAEEAQNLLAELELNATRARLEKELEESCY
- the metF gene encoding methylenetetrahydrofolate reductase: MSYHAHQLEALNQSVAELDGRINVSFEFFPPRSEEMENTLWQSIQRLSVLRPKFVSVTYGANSGERDRTHSIIKAIKEQTGLCAAPHLTCIDASEQELRCIAKDYWNNGIRQIVALRGDLPAGQEKPALYASDLVALLREVADFDISVAAYPEVHPEAKSAQADLLHLKRKIDAGASRAITQFFFDVDSYLRFRDRCAAIGIDVEIVPGILPVSNFKQLTKFAALTNVRVPNWMQRMYDGLDNDPATRNLVGASIAMDMVKVLSREGVKDFHFYTLNRAELSYAICHTLGVRPAA
- the ppc gene encoding phosphoenolpyruvate carboxylase translates to MNAQYAAMRSNVSMLGKLLGETIREAGGESLLERVETIRKLSKSSRAGNEQDRRQLLETLQNLSNDELLPVARAFSQFLNLANIAEQYHTISRNCEANIFCPDAFDTLFNHLKTEGISEDKIQAAVAQLSIELVLTAHPTEITRRTLIHKHVQINRCLDRLEHDDLSEREQNKMQKRLMQLIAQAWYTDEIRKERPTPLDEAKWGYAVVENSLWQGVPEFLREFDSRLKEAFGTGLPIDAIPIRFSSWMGGDRDGNPFVTADITRKAMLLSRWKAADLFLRDVNDLISELSMTECSPALRAEVGTEAAEPYRVLLKQLRRRLQNTLDYLDARLKGQHATPDDIIDCNEQLWTPLYACYQSLKDSGMAIIADGLLLDTLRRIRCFGIHLVRLDIRQESTRHTDAVAEITRYLGLGDYAQWSEEDKQAFLIKELTSKRPLLPHSWQPSADTAEVIETCRAIAEQPAGALASYVISMARQPSDVLAVHLLQKEAGCAVHLPVAPLFETLDDLNRADEVVRALLNIGWYRGFIQGRQMVMIGYSDSAKDAGVMAASWAQYRAQEALIKTCEEAGIELTLFHGRGGTIGRGGAPAHAALLSQPPGSLKGGLRVTEQGEMIRFKLGLPEVAVNSLSLYTSAILQANLLPPPEPKQNWRDTMDVLSDESCRVYRSIVREQPDFVPYFRAATPEGELAKLPLGSRPSKRRPDGGVESLRAIPWIFAWTQNRLMLPAWLGAGDALQKVIDQGQQGILEEMCRDWPFFSTRIGMLEMVFGKTDLWLTEYYDQRLVEPALWPLGEQLRRMLKHDIGVVLAIANDDHPMADQPWLKESIGLRNIYTDPLNVLQAELLHRSRQLTESDPQVEQALMVTIAGIAAGMRNTG
- a CDS encoding bifunctional aspartate kinase/homoserine dehydrogenase II produces the protein MSVYSGAGQERRPLRQLHKFGGSSLADPSCYQRVANIMIEHSQPGDLMVVSAAGSTTNQLIAWLKLAYSDTLAAHQAQQELRRYQCSLIDGLLPEAHAEVLRQALLADLDTLARLLQTPYSEAVYAEVVGHGEIWSARLMAAYLNQRDVDAAWLDARQFMRAERAAQPQVDEGRSWPLLQALLAQHPQRRLVVTGFICRNEAGETVLLGRNGSDYSATQIGALAGVQRVTIWSDVAGVYSADPRKVSDACLLPLLRLDEASELARLAAPVLHARTLQPVSGSELDLQLRCSYQPDQGSTKIERVLASGTGAKIVTSHDDVCLIEVSTQESARFEALRDDVLRLLNRAQVQPIAYMAHHDRNLLQLCYTAEVVNSAFLLLQEATLPAELRLREGLAMVALVGAGVCNNPLHSHRFYQQLQDQPVEFVWQSPEGISLLAVLRQGPTAYLIQGLHRRLFQAQKRIGLVLFGKGNIGSRWLELFAREQRNLSARSGFEFVLAGVVDSSRSWLHYDGLDASRALAFFHDEAVAHEDDALVQWMSQHPYDDLVVLDVTASEQVAGRYRQFAEYGFHVISANKLAGASGAGEYRRIRDAFEKTGRHWLYNATVGAGLPINYAVRDLRESGDTLLSLSGIFSGTLSWLFQQYDGSRPFTALVEQAWQQGLTEPDPREDLSGQDVMRKLVILAREAGYPLEPEQVRVESLVPAELVELSLDNFFDQGEVLNQHMAQRLAAAREAGLVLRYVARFDAGGKARVGIEALRPDHPLAFLLPGDNIFAIESRWYRDNPLVIRGPGAGRDVTAGAIQSDLNRLAQLL